A genomic region of Xiphophorus couchianus chromosome 18, X_couchianus-1.0, whole genome shotgun sequence contains the following coding sequences:
- the LOC114162023 gene encoding P2Y purinoceptor 13-like produces the protein MYSNVSNISDCSPSSLDTTKVIVACLFFIMFPFALLLNAVTVWVSFHLRSVSTFVVYLKNLVLADLLMTATIPPLAANLLPGAKIQIKVFLCRYAGVIFYTSLYTSITLMGLISLDRFFKIVRPWGTTLGQNVMFSKITSTFVWVALLGVTAVPTMILTDETPHNDSEDICLSLKGPVGLTFHRYVVSSMEILFWICSVLIVSCYVCIIMRVLQSFRNSGSNNGKGKKKTKLRVFVVLLVFCVCFVPLHILRIPLNLQQVDVCNQEWLLILHELAIWVASTNVFLDQFLYVLLCKNYKNKLTDMVKGAGICILNRG, from the coding sequence ATGTACAGTAACGTGTCAAACATCTCGGACTGCAGCCCTTCGAGCCTTGACACCACAAAGGTCATCGTTGCCTGTCTTTTCTTCATCATGTTCCCCTTTGCGTTATTGCTTAACGCGGTCACAGTGTGGGTGTCTTTCCACCTCCGCTCAGTTTCCACTTTTGTAGTTTATCTCAAAAACCTTGTGCTGGCTGACCTGCTCATGACAGCGACCATCCCTCCCCTGGCCGCAAACCTGCTTCCTGGGGCAAAAATTCAGATTAAAGTCTTTCTGTGCCGTTACGCGGGAGTCATTTTTTACACTAGTTTGTACACCAGCATAACCTTGATGGGTCTTATCAGCCTGGACCGCTTCTTCAAAATTGTTAGGCCTTGGGGAACCACGCTGGGACAAAACGTAATGTTCAGCAAAATAACGTCCACCTTCGTCTGGGTTGCGCTGCTCGGAGTTACAGCTGTCCCAACTATGATTCTAACTGATGAAACTCCTCATAATGACTCGGAAGACATCTGCTTGTCCCTGAAGGGTCCAGTTGGGTTGACTTTTCACAGGTACGTGGTGAGCTCTATGGAGATACTTTTCTGGATATGCAGCGTGCTGATTGTCTCTTGCTACGTCTGCATCATAATGAGAGTCCTGCAGTCCTTCAGAAACTCCGGGAGCAACAACGgcaaaggaaagaagaagacCAAACTACGGGTCTTTGTGGTTCTccttgtgttttgtgtgtgcttTGTTCCTCTGCATATACTACGCATTCCTCTTAATCTGCAGCAAGTTGATGTCTGCAATCAAGAATGGTTGCTCATATTGCACGAATTAGCCATCTGGGTTGCTTCCACAAACGTCTTCCTCGACCAGTTTCTGTATGTTCTCCTgtgcaaaaactacaaaaacaaactgactgaCATGGTAAAAGGAGCAGGTATCTGTATTTTGAACAGAGGGTGA
- the LOC114162022 gene encoding P2Y purinoceptor 13-like: protein MADYLDPEIIANQADTSPSLHSSLNQSACERFSYNPYIFPALFFLMFPIALLLNVVAAWVSVHLKATSTFVVYLKNLVAADIIMTLMIPMKAAADLPTTWDQLAGPTCRFFAVIFYNAQYTCIALLGLISLDRFFKIVMPHSRMFGQSLTVSKVISATVWLVFFGGTGLPNILLTNKSVANASLITNCMVLKGPAGVQFHEQTSLLMNLFFWFVSVVIVVCYICIANRVVQSYRNSGSNNSQGKQKIKLRVFLVIIVFFICFGPYHIIRIPYTSQQVSYSSTDCSQTYEYLRFAKELSHWLATTNICMDPLLYVFLCREFKEKLMSMMKDCNKAPGKQKLKDTLPS, encoded by the exons ATGGCTGATTACCTGGATCCAGAAATTATTGCTAACCAAG CTGACACAAGTCCATCCCTCCATTCATCTCTCAATCAATCGGCTTGTGAGAGGTTTTCCTACAACCCTTACATATTCCCAGCTCTCTTCTTTCTCATGTTCCCCATTGCCTTGTTGTTGAATGTCGTAGCAGCGTGGGTATCTGTGCATCTGAAGGCGACCTCCACCTTCGTGGTGTATCTTAAAAATCTCGTTGCTGCCGATATAATTATGACCCTGATGATCCCAATGAAAGCCGCAGCAGACTTGCCAACCACATGGGATCAGCTAGCTGGACCGACATGCCGattttttgctgtcattttctACAACGCACAGTACACATGCATTGCTTTGTTGGGGCTCATCAGCCTGGACCGTTTCTTTAAGATCGTGATGCCGCACAGCAGGATGTTTGGGCAAAGCCTGACCGTGAGCAAAGTGATATCCGCCACAGTCTGGCTGGTTTTCTTCGGAGGTACAGGTTTGCCAAATATCCTCCTGACGAACAAATCCGTGGCCAACGCCTCATTAATCACCAATTGCATGGTTCTGAAAGGCCCAGCAGGAGTACAGTTTCACGAACAAACATCTCTCCTCATGAACCTATTCTTTTGGTTCGTCAGTGTGGTCATTGTGGTTTGCTACATCTGCATCGCAAACAGAGTCGTCCAGTCATACAGAAACTCGGGTAGCAACAACAGCCAGGGGAAGCAGAAAATCAAACTGCGCGTTTTTCTCGTCAtcattgtgtttttcatctgcTTTGGCCCGTACCACATTATCAGGATCCCATACACTTCTCAGCAAGTCAGCTACTCTAGCACAGACTGCTCTCAGACCTATGAGTATCTAAGGTTTGCCAAGGAACTCAGCCACTGGCTCGCTACAACCAACATCTGCATGGATCCCCTGCTCTATGTCTTCCTTTGTCGAGAGTTCAAGGAAAAACTAATGTCAATGATGAAAGATTGCAATAAAGCACCAGGAAAACAAAAGCTCAAAGACACGTTGCCTTCTTGA
- the LOC114161315 gene encoding P2Y purinoceptor 12-like isoform X2, with protein MDGNVTLQLFPSNHSHINTTCSRNNIFKTLVLPVLYSCLFLVGLSLNSVAVWVFFRIPSRSHFIIYLKNVVVADVVMTLTFPFKVLSDSNMAPSHIRIFVCRVSSVLFYLTMYISILFFGLISIDRCRKTLMPFRGTNSARLARRKFLSGAVWSFLLVLCLPNVILTRKASASPYFKCSDLKTEAGLFWHEVVNHVCQVIFWGNLVVVIICYTLISKELYKSYSRTKSRCPGGTISLATRTETTRKSPQARRKMNANVFLVLAVFFVCFVPFHFARIPYTMSQTRGVLFDCKLRLFFFQLKESTLFLSSLNAVLDPLIYFFLCQSFRTTLFKTLRLPPGTCSWLTERGTESVRDSSAST; from the exons ATGGATGGAAATGTAACCCTTCAGCTGTTCCCCAGCAACCACAGCCACATCAACACCACCTGCTCCCGCAACAACATTTTTAAGACGCTGGTTCTGCCCGTTTTGTACTCCTGTCTTTTCCTGGTGGGACTCTCTCTCAATTCTGTAGCAGTGTGGGTGTTTTTTCGCATCCCGTCTCGGTCGCACTTCATTATTTACCTGAAGAATGTCGTTGTCGCCGATGTTGTCATGACGCTGACATTCCCCTTCAAG GTGCTGTCCGACTCCAACATGGCGCCGTCACACATAAGGATTTTTGTGTGTCGAGTCTCCTCCGTGCTGTTTTACCTCACAATGTATATCAGCATCCTGTTCTTCGGGCTCATCAGCATCGATCGCTGCAGAAAGACCCTGATGCCGTTCAGAGGCACCAACTCTGCCCGTCTGGCCCGCAGGAAATTCCTCTCGGGGGCCGTCTGGAGCTTTTTGCTGGTTCTCTGTCTGCCAAATGTGATCCTTACACGAAAAGCCTCAGCTTCTCCATACTTCAAGTGCAGTGACCTGAAGACAGAGGCTGGTCTGTTTTGGCACGAAGTGGTAAATCACGTCTGTCAAGTGATTTTCTGGGGGAACTTGGTTGTCGTGATAATATGTTACACTCTAATTTCCAAAGAGTTGTACAAATCCTACTCTCGCACTAAGTCCCGCTGCCCTGGAGGGACGATATCTTTAGCGACAAGGACAGAAACAACTCGGAAGTCTCCCCAAGCCAGGagaaaaatgaatgcaaatgtaTTCCTCGTGCTAGCGGTGTTCTTTGTGTGCTTTGTGCCGTTTCACTTTGCACGAATCCCCTACACAATGAGCCAGACTAGAGGGGTTCTCTTTGATTGCAAGCTCCGGCTTTTCTTCTTCCAGCTAAAGGAAAGCACACTTTTCCTCTCTTCTCTAAATGCCGTGCTGGACCCTCTGATCTACTTCTTCCTCTGTCAGTCCTTCAGGACCACTTTGTTCAAGACCCTGCGGCTGCCTCCCGGTACCTGCAGCTGGTTAACAGAAAGAGGGACAGAGTCAGTCAGGGACTCGTCTGCATCCACATAA
- the LOC114162070 gene encoding P2Y purinoceptor 13-like: MNATVNASKECDRDTSVTSVIFPVLYSILCIVALVLNSLAAWIFFRIPSSTTFLVFLKNVVVADLLMTLTIPIKILSDAGVGFWQLRAFHCRFSAVLFYITMYISILLLGLISLDRYLKIVKPFGKCALQKVRVGQRLSAAIWVVMLSLALPNVILSNQPPKPSGGKLKCSSMKGEAGKLWHEGFNYFCQVIFWGTFALMVFCYTFISKKVYESYKTSKSKSHAANRRTKAKVFVVVGVFFVCFAPFHFVRVPYTLTQTRDGGDCRAKKAIYIAKETTLWLSATNVCLDPLIYVFLCRVFRKRLMTTFCKDTQESSKSSLTHMEMSPMDHTTRLSHNDTSLINQCTSASSFNC, from the exons ATGAACGCCACGGTGAACGCCTCCAAGGAGTGTGATAGAGACACCAGTGTGACATCTGTGATATTCCCAGTTCTATACAGCATTCTTTGTATCGTAGCCCTTGTGCTGAACTCTTTAGCTGCATGGATCTTCTTCAGAATTCCCAGCAGCACAACTTTCCTGGTCTTTTTAAAGAACGTG GTGGTGGCCGACTTGTTGATGACTCTTACCATCCCTATCAAAATCTTGAGTGATGCAGGAGTGGGCTTCTGGCAGCTGCGGGCCTTCCATTGCAGATTCTCTGCTGTTCTTTTCTACATCACCATGTACATCAGCATCTTATTGCTGGGCCTCATCAGCTTGGACCGCTACCTGAAGATTGTAAAGCCCTTCGGAAAGTGTGCCCTGCAGAAGGTTCGGGTCGGCCAGAGGCTGAGTGCAGCAATATGGGTTGTAATGCTGTCTCTGGCCCTGCCCAATGTCATTCTCAGCAACCAGCCCCCTAAACCCTCGGGGGGCAAACTGAAATGCTCCTCCATGAAGGGCGAAGCTGGCAAACTATGGCATGAGGGATTTAACTACTTCTGCCAG gtcaTCTTTTGGGGCACGTTTGCCTTGATGGTGTTTTGCTACACGTTCATCAGCAAGAAGGTCTATGAATCGTACAAAACCTCAAAGAGCAAATCTCATGCTGCAAATAGAAGAACCAAAGCCAAAGTCTTTGTGGTGGTGGGGGTATTTTTCGTCTGCTTTGCCCCTTTCCATTTTGTACGAGTGCCGTATACACTGACTCAAACCCGAGACGGCGGCGACTGCCGAGCAAAGAAAGCGATCTACATTGCCAAGGAAACCACACTGTGGCTGTCTGCAACTAATGTCTGCCTTGACCCGCTTATTTACGTCTTCCTGTGCAGAGTGTTCAGGAAGAGACTCATGACCACATTCTGCAAAGACACCCAGGAGTCTTCCAAATCCTCACTAACGCACATGGAGATGTCACCAATGGACCACACTACCAGACTGTCGCACAATGACACATCCCTCATCAATCAATGCACATCAGCCTCAAGTTTCAACTGCTGA
- the LOC114161315 gene encoding P2Y purinoceptor 12-like isoform X1 has product MISGKNTEKRYQEIALIRIIKRIRSVKKLTVNLQQQITAHMDGNVTLQLFPSNHSHINTTCSRNNIFKTLVLPVLYSCLFLVGLSLNSVAVWVFFRIPSRSHFIIYLKNVVVADVVMTLTFPFKVLSDSNMAPSHIRIFVCRVSSVLFYLTMYISILFFGLISIDRCRKTLMPFRGTNSARLARRKFLSGAVWSFLLVLCLPNVILTRKASASPYFKCSDLKTEAGLFWHEVVNHVCQVIFWGNLVVVIICYTLISKELYKSYSRTKSRCPGGTISLATRTETTRKSPQARRKMNANVFLVLAVFFVCFVPFHFARIPYTMSQTRGVLFDCKLRLFFFQLKESTLFLSSLNAVLDPLIYFFLCQSFRTTLFKTLRLPPGTCSWLTERGTESVRDSSAST; this is encoded by the exons ATGATATCTGGAAAGAATACTGAGAAGAGATACCAAGAAATTGCATTGATACGCATCATCAAAAGGATCAGGTCGGTGAAGAAGCTTACAGTAAATTTGCAACAACAAATAA CCGCACACATGGATGGAAATGTAACCCTTCAGCTGTTCCCCAGCAACCACAGCCACATCAACACCACCTGCTCCCGCAACAACATTTTTAAGACGCTGGTTCTGCCCGTTTTGTACTCCTGTCTTTTCCTGGTGGGACTCTCTCTCAATTCTGTAGCAGTGTGGGTGTTTTTTCGCATCCCGTCTCGGTCGCACTTCATTATTTACCTGAAGAATGTCGTTGTCGCCGATGTTGTCATGACGCTGACATTCCCCTTCAAG GTGCTGTCCGACTCCAACATGGCGCCGTCACACATAAGGATTTTTGTGTGTCGAGTCTCCTCCGTGCTGTTTTACCTCACAATGTATATCAGCATCCTGTTCTTCGGGCTCATCAGCATCGATCGCTGCAGAAAGACCCTGATGCCGTTCAGAGGCACCAACTCTGCCCGTCTGGCCCGCAGGAAATTCCTCTCGGGGGCCGTCTGGAGCTTTTTGCTGGTTCTCTGTCTGCCAAATGTGATCCTTACACGAAAAGCCTCAGCTTCTCCATACTTCAAGTGCAGTGACCTGAAGACAGAGGCTGGTCTGTTTTGGCACGAAGTGGTAAATCACGTCTGTCAAGTGATTTTCTGGGGGAACTTGGTTGTCGTGATAATATGTTACACTCTAATTTCCAAAGAGTTGTACAAATCCTACTCTCGCACTAAGTCCCGCTGCCCTGGAGGGACGATATCTTTAGCGACAAGGACAGAAACAACTCGGAAGTCTCCCCAAGCCAGGagaaaaatgaatgcaaatgtaTTCCTCGTGCTAGCGGTGTTCTTTGTGTGCTTTGTGCCGTTTCACTTTGCACGAATCCCCTACACAATGAGCCAGACTAGAGGGGTTCTCTTTGATTGCAAGCTCCGGCTTTTCTTCTTCCAGCTAAAGGAAAGCACACTTTTCCTCTCTTCTCTAAATGCCGTGCTGGACCCTCTGATCTACTTCTTCCTCTGTCAGTCCTTCAGGACCACTTTGTTCAAGACCCTGCGGCTGCCTCCCGGTACCTGCAGCTGGTTAACAGAAAGAGGGACAGAGTCAGTCAGGGACTCGTCTGCATCCACATAA